In Brevibacillus brevis, a genomic segment contains:
- the glyA gene encoding serine hydroxymethyltransferase, which yields MLDFLRKQDPQVLEAIQLELGRQRDKIELIASENFVSRAVMEAMGTVLTNKYAEGYPGRRYYGGCEYVDIAENIARDRVKELFGAEHANVQPHSGAQANMAVYFTILQPGDTVLGMNLSHGGHLTHGSPVNFSGTLYNFVEYGVDQESHLINYEDVRAKALEHKPKLIVAGASAYPRTIDFAKFREIADEVGAYFMVDMAHIAGLVAAGLHPNPVPHAHFVTSTTHKTLRGPRGGLILCKEEFAKAIDKSVFPGVQGGPLMHVIAAKAVAFGEALQPEFKDYASRIVKNAVAFAEALKAEGLTLVSGGTDNHLVLVDVSKIGLTGKVAEHLLDEVNITTNKNTIPYDSESPFVTSGVRMGTPAVTSRGFDEEAMKEVAAIIALTLKNPEDAAKHEEARTRVAALCQRFPMYEGLEI from the coding sequence ATGCTAGACTTTTTGCGCAAACAAGACCCGCAAGTATTGGAAGCCATCCAGCTGGAGCTGGGAAGACAACGCGACAAAATCGAGCTGATCGCGTCCGAGAACTTCGTTAGCCGTGCGGTAATGGAAGCAATGGGAACCGTTCTGACCAACAAATACGCAGAAGGATACCCGGGCCGTCGCTACTACGGCGGATGCGAATACGTAGACATCGCGGAAAACATCGCCCGCGACCGCGTGAAAGAGCTGTTCGGTGCAGAGCATGCCAACGTCCAGCCTCACTCCGGTGCTCAAGCCAACATGGCGGTGTACTTCACCATCCTGCAGCCGGGAGATACGGTGCTCGGGATGAACCTGTCCCACGGCGGGCACTTGACCCACGGAAGCCCGGTAAACTTCTCCGGTACGCTGTACAACTTCGTCGAGTACGGGGTGGATCAAGAGTCCCATCTGATCAATTACGAAGACGTACGCGCCAAAGCTTTGGAGCACAAGCCGAAGCTGATCGTGGCGGGTGCGAGCGCTTATCCGCGCACCATCGACTTCGCCAAATTCCGCGAGATTGCGGATGAAGTGGGCGCATACTTCATGGTCGACATGGCGCACATCGCGGGTCTGGTAGCTGCAGGCCTGCATCCGAATCCGGTGCCTCACGCGCACTTCGTTACTTCCACGACGCACAAGACCTTGCGCGGTCCGCGCGGCGGTCTGATCCTGTGCAAAGAGGAATTTGCAAAAGCGATCGACAAGTCCGTATTCCCTGGCGTACAGGGCGGTCCTTTGATGCACGTCATCGCAGCGAAGGCTGTTGCCTTCGGCGAAGCGCTGCAGCCGGAATTCAAAGACTACGCATCCCGCATCGTCAAAAATGCAGTAGCGTTCGCGGAAGCGCTGAAAGCAGAAGGCCTTACGCTCGTTTCCGGCGGCACCGACAACCACCTGGTGCTGGTGGACGTAAGCAAAATCGGCTTGACTGGTAAAGTGGCGGAGCATTTGCTCGACGAAGTGAACATCACGACCAACAAGAACACGATTCCGTACGATTCCGAAAGCCCGTTCGTGACCAGCGGTGTTCGCATGGGTACCCCTGCGGTAACCAGCCGCGGCTTTGACGAGGAAGCGATGAAGGAAGTAGCGGCGATCATCGCGCTGACCCTGAAAAATCCGGAAGATGCGGCGAAGCACGAAGAAGCCCGCACCCGTGTTGCGGCTCTGTGCCAACGCTTCCCGATGTACGAAGGCTTGGAAATTTAA
- a CDS encoding TIGR01440 family protein yields MDLLAIEKQVSEVVDEVARIAELKPGQILVIGCSTSEVLGKHIGKAGSKDVAAGIFRGIRKIQEQYGFSAAFQCCEHLNRALVVERADMERCGWDEVTVVPVPTAGGSMAAHAYTHMQDAVVVEHIRAHAGIDIGDTLIGMHLKHVAVPVRPSCRTVGEAHVTAARTRPKLIGGVRAVYEAAPESESCT; encoded by the coding sequence GTGGATTTGCTCGCCATTGAAAAACAGGTCAGTGAAGTCGTCGATGAAGTCGCCCGCATCGCCGAGCTGAAGCCCGGACAGATCCTGGTCATCGGCTGCAGCACCAGCGAAGTGCTGGGCAAGCATATCGGCAAGGCGGGAAGCAAGGATGTGGCAGCCGGCATTTTCCGCGGCATCCGCAAGATCCAGGAGCAGTACGGCTTTTCCGCGGCTTTTCAATGTTGTGAACATTTGAACAGGGCGCTGGTGGTGGAGCGCGCCGACATGGAGCGTTGCGGCTGGGATGAGGTAACGGTTGTGCCCGTTCCGACAGCAGGCGGTTCCATGGCGGCCCACGCTTATACGCACATGCAGGATGCGGTCGTGGTGGAGCATATTCGGGCCCACGCCGGCATCGACATCGGCGATACGCTGATCGGCATGCACCTGAAGCATGTCGCCGTGCCGGTGCGTCCTTCTTGCCGAACGGTAGGAGAAGCGCACGTGACTGCGGCTCGCACCCGTCCGAAATTGATCGGCGGTGTCCGCGCTGTTTACGAAGCGGCCCCAGAGAGTGAGAGTTGTACCTAA
- the rpiB gene encoding ribose 5-phosphate isomerase B: protein MKVAIAADHGGYKLKEEIKTLLSSMNIQTEDFGCSCEDSVDYPDYALPVAEKVAAGEFDRGILVCGTGIGMSIAANKVPGIRCALVHDTFSARATREHNNTNVLAMGERVIGPGLALDIVKIWLETEFQGGRHERRVEKIGQIEAKHLGVK from the coding sequence ATGAAAGTGGCGATTGCTGCTGATCACGGCGGATACAAGCTGAAAGAGGAGATCAAGACCTTGCTCTCTTCGATGAACATCCAGACGGAAGACTTCGGCTGCTCGTGCGAGGATTCGGTGGATTATCCCGACTATGCGTTGCCGGTAGCGGAAAAAGTAGCGGCAGGAGAATTCGATCGGGGGATTCTCGTCTGCGGGACAGGGATCGGTATGTCCATCGCTGCCAACAAGGTGCCGGGAATCCGCTGCGCGCTGGTGCATGACACCTTTTCGGCGAGAGCAACCCGCGAGCACAACAACACCAATGTGCTGGCTATGGGCGAGCGCGTCATCGGCCCAGGGCTTGCCCTTGACATTGTGAAAATCTGGCTGGAAACCGAGTTTCAAGGCGGTCGGCACGAACGCCGGGTAGAAAAGATCGGACAGATCGAAGCGAAGCACTTGGGAGTGAAGTAA
- a CDS encoding low molecular weight protein arginine phosphatase: MKRILFVCTGNTCRSPMAEALFRVKTAGEGFEVRSAGVAAFDGQAASLHAREVLAERGIEHEHRSSRLNAELIDWSDLILTMTASHRHAILAYFPEAADKVHTLRNFVGVEGFGDIADPFGGTLEDYRRCAEELEESLDRLSVLLKKERFREL, encoded by the coding sequence GTGAAACGGATTTTATTTGTTTGCACGGGGAACACTTGCCGCAGTCCCATGGCGGAAGCGCTGTTCCGCGTCAAGACGGCGGGGGAAGGCTTCGAAGTCCGTTCGGCAGGCGTGGCTGCGTTCGATGGGCAGGCGGCTTCCTTGCATGCCAGAGAAGTATTGGCGGAGCGCGGGATTGAGCATGAGCATCGGTCCAGTCGGCTGAATGCGGAGCTCATAGATTGGTCGGACTTGATTTTGACGATGACCGCCAGCCACAGGCATGCCATCCTGGCGTATTTTCCGGAAGCAGCTGACAAGGTGCACACGTTGCGTAATTTCGTCGGTGTGGAAGGGTTTGGCGATATAGCCGATCCGTTTGGCGGGACGCTGGAGGACTATCGCAGATGCGCTGAAGAACTGGAAGAGTCGCTGGACAGGCTGTCTGTTCTCCTTAAAAAAGAGCGCTTTCGTGAATTGTGA
- a CDS encoding manganese efflux pump MntP family protein, whose protein sequence is MDHVLFQWGQFLTLLMIAFALSMDAFSLGIGVGMVGIRLREILKVSITIGLFHIGMPIVGIAVGAYLSDLVGDIAVFIGGGVLMAIGMHMLWNGFVNGDQKSMLKTKGFGLLLFAFSVSLDALTVGFSFGLIEVNKLLAITLFGIMGGAMSYCGLLLGRSVGGWLGDYSELVGGLILFCFGLKFML, encoded by the coding sequence TTGGATCACGTCTTGTTTCAGTGGGGGCAATTTCTGACCTTACTCATGATCGCGTTTGCCTTGAGCATGGATGCCTTTTCGCTCGGGATCGGTGTAGGCATGGTAGGCATTCGATTGCGGGAAATTCTCAAAGTCAGCATCACGATCGGACTTTTTCATATTGGCATGCCCATCGTAGGGATTGCTGTTGGCGCGTACTTGTCCGATTTGGTCGGGGACATCGCCGTTTTTATCGGCGGCGGAGTCCTCATGGCGATTGGCATGCATATGTTGTGGAATGGCTTTGTCAACGGCGATCAAAAAAGCATGCTGAAAACGAAAGGCTTCGGGCTCTTGCTGTTTGCTTTCAGCGTCAGCCTGGATGCCTTGACGGTGGGCTTTTCTTTCGGTTTGATTGAAGTGAACAAACTGTTGGCCATTACGCTTTTCGGCATCATGGGCGGCGCGATGTCTTATTGCGGCTTGCTGCTGGGCAGAAGCGTGGGAGGATGGCTGGGGGATTACAGCGAATTAGTAGGTGGACTTATTTTGTTCTGTTTTGGGTTAAAATTTATGTTGTAG
- a CDS encoding L-threonylcarbamoyladenylate synthase has translation MEQKVVTKVWTVDNHVENAVEKLESCTQIVDAASLLKNGEVVAFPTETVYGLGANALSNEAVEKIFAAKGRPSDNPLIVHIAAMEQLPSVASEVPAKAAQLMDAFWPGPLTVILPNSDRVASLVTAGLHSVGVRMPDHPVALALIGAAGVPIAAPSANRSGRPSPTTASHVLADLEGRIAGVVDGGATGVGVESTVIDVTVEPPMILRPGGITREQLEEVIGPVRLDPTFQAGAEETPRAPGMKYTHYAPEGEMWLVAGEDPRVREEMKEMLREAKGLGRKTGVLATEESADFWRAHPDADVVLSVGSRADLQEVAHRLYGALRDFDDSGVQFIVGETFPRDGLGMAVMNRLEKAAGGRIRKV, from the coding sequence ATGGAACAAAAAGTCGTGACAAAAGTTTGGACTGTGGATAACCATGTGGAAAATGCTGTGGAGAAACTGGAGAGTTGTACACAGATTGTGGATGCGGCCAGCTTGCTCAAGAATGGCGAGGTTGTCGCATTTCCCACAGAGACTGTTTACGGTTTGGGTGCCAACGCATTGTCCAACGAAGCGGTGGAAAAAATATTTGCTGCAAAAGGCAGACCGAGCGACAACCCTTTGATCGTACATATAGCGGCAATGGAGCAATTGCCTTCGGTAGCCTCGGAAGTGCCCGCGAAAGCAGCGCAATTGATGGATGCGTTTTGGCCGGGGCCGTTGACCGTCATCCTGCCGAATAGCGATCGGGTGGCCTCACTGGTGACTGCCGGGCTGCATTCCGTCGGTGTGCGGATGCCTGATCATCCCGTGGCACTGGCATTGATCGGGGCGGCGGGAGTCCCGATTGCCGCGCCCAGCGCCAACCGCTCCGGAAGGCCGAGCCCCACGACAGCCTCACACGTGCTGGCCGACCTGGAGGGACGCATAGCCGGTGTGGTGGACGGCGGCGCCACAGGTGTAGGAGTCGAGTCCACCGTCATCGATGTGACGGTCGAGCCGCCGATGATTCTGCGCCCGGGGGGAATTACGCGCGAGCAGTTGGAGGAAGTGATCGGTCCGGTCAGGCTGGATCCGACGTTTCAGGCAGGAGCCGAGGAGACGCCGCGAGCTCCTGGCATGAAGTACACGCACTATGCCCCAGAGGGAGAAATGTGGCTGGTAGCGGGGGAAGACCCCCGGGTGCGGGAAGAAATGAAAGAGATGCTGCGCGAAGCAAAAGGGCTCGGACGCAAAACCGGGGTGCTGGCGACGGAAGAATCGGCCGATTTCTGGCGCGCTCACCCGGATGCCGACGTGGTTCTATCCGTGGGGTCGCGGGCCGATTTGCAGGAAGTCGCGCATCGGCTGTACGGGGCGCTGCGCGACTTTGACGATTCCGGTGTTCAGTTCATCGTAGGGGAAACCTTCCCGCGTGACGGACTCGGGATGGCGGTCATGAATCGGCTGGAGAAAGCAGCCGGCGGCCGGATTCGAAAGGTCTAA
- a CDS encoding DUF3298 and DUF4163 domain-containing protein has product MKSFQSLTLSLVGTALLFSAAAAPAFAATAQSAAPAKPAVPAAAVKQVDHGVVIAPKVIQMKTAEYEANISIPVISGMADKAFEAKLNAELLQFAQAALKERQVMSKQDAADSKKNGYPMRPHALDISYKVQSVGKLVAFSVQTYIYAGGAHGITDVTYYNIANLNTAKRLQLSDLFQSGFDYRYVLNNLIKQQIRTNPEIADVYSFETIADNQSFSFENGNLVIHFGQYEIAPYAAGMPSFTIPKHSFVNLLKPEVKALLP; this is encoded by the coding sequence ATGAAATCATTCCAATCTTTGACTTTGAGCCTGGTCGGTACCGCCCTGCTGTTCAGCGCAGCTGCCGCTCCCGCATTCGCCGCTACTGCCCAATCGGCTGCCCCAGCCAAACCGGCCGTTCCTGCCGCAGCGGTCAAACAGGTAGACCACGGCGTCGTCATCGCGCCAAAGGTCATCCAAATGAAAACCGCTGAGTACGAGGCCAATATTTCGATCCCAGTCATCAGCGGCATGGCCGACAAAGCCTTTGAAGCAAAGCTGAATGCGGAGCTGCTTCAGTTTGCCCAGGCAGCGCTCAAGGAGCGGCAAGTCATGAGCAAGCAGGATGCGGCAGACTCCAAAAAGAACGGCTATCCAATGCGTCCCCACGCCCTGGATATTTCCTACAAGGTGCAGTCTGTCGGCAAGCTGGTGGCGTTCTCGGTGCAGACCTATATCTACGCCGGCGGGGCTCATGGCATAACAGACGTGACCTACTACAACATCGCCAACCTGAATACCGCGAAAAGGCTCCAGCTGTCCGATCTGTTCCAGTCGGGCTTCGACTACCGCTATGTCCTGAACAACCTGATCAAGCAGCAAATTCGGACGAACCCGGAGATCGCGGATGTGTACAGCTTCGAGACGATTGCAGACAACCAGTCCTTCTCGTTTGAAAACGGCAATCTCGTCATCCATTTCGGCCAGTATGAAATCGCGCCGTACGCGGCCGGCATGCCGTCCTTCACGATTCCGAAGCACAGCTTTGTGAACCTGCTGAAGCCGGAAGTAAAAGCGCTGCTCCCGTAA
- the spoIIR gene encoding stage II sporulation protein R codes for MKRTLWMVFCICMLMMSWEGQLTSANVLDNGPIPQESIRLRIIANSDSFQDQWLKREVRDALIAQMETWAKDIDSFEDAEKVVAANLPIMQQVVDQTIRDRGFSYKAVVDFGQVPFPTKLYGSYVYPAGDYTALRVQIGEAKGQNWWCVLFPPLCFIDMSNGDAVQAATQEQAQTNGIIEPDGTEQAKADVLESEAQPAEEAAAAAEGRMREGWQEWRQMRLEERQVGDKAAAEAEVERDVIATDSEQTAPEQQLEPIAPAAAPAPEIQVRFYLLEKLESLFS; via the coding sequence ATGAAACGGACGCTATGGATGGTATTTTGCATATGCATGCTTATGATGAGCTGGGAGGGACAGCTTACTTCGGCCAATGTGTTGGACAACGGGCCGATCCCTCAAGAGTCGATCCGGCTGCGAATCATCGCAAACAGCGATTCGTTTCAGGATCAATGGCTGAAGCGGGAAGTTCGGGACGCGCTCATCGCGCAAATGGAGACATGGGCCAAAGACATCGACTCGTTTGAAGACGCCGAAAAGGTCGTGGCTGCCAACCTGCCTATCATGCAGCAGGTAGTCGACCAGACAATTCGGGATCGCGGATTTTCCTACAAGGCGGTCGTCGATTTCGGACAGGTACCATTTCCGACCAAGCTGTACGGCTCGTACGTGTATCCGGCCGGCGATTACACGGCCTTGCGGGTGCAGATCGGCGAGGCGAAAGGGCAAAACTGGTGGTGCGTACTGTTTCCTCCGCTCTGCTTTATCGATATGTCCAATGGCGATGCGGTACAGGCGGCAACGCAGGAGCAAGCGCAAACAAACGGGATCATCGAGCCAGACGGCACGGAGCAAGCGAAGGCTGACGTGTTGGAAAGCGAAGCCCAGCCTGCCGAAGAAGCTGCGGCTGCAGCGGAAGGCAGAATGAGGGAAGGGTGGCAGGAATGGCGGCAAATGCGTCTGGAGGAAAGGCAAGTCGGTGACAAAGCGGCAGCCGAAGCCGAAGTTGAGAGAGACGTGATTGCGACGGATTCCGAGCAGACGGCTCCAGAACAACAGCTCGAGCCAATCGCTCCTGCGGCGGCTCCTGCTCCGGAAATCCAAGTGAGGTTTTATTTGTTGGAAAAACTCGAGAGCCTGTTCTCGTAA
- the prmC gene encoding peptide chain release factor N(5)-glutamine methyltransferase, which translates to MPTQLDWSGVTTIREALTRASSFLRESGAKDPLFEAELIIRHCLDWDRTRFLISMMEKVAPETLRQLSGLLERRARHEPLQYMFGTQEFFGRPFSVRPGVLIPRPETEILVEQVLLHASKLWPDGEKLDVADIGTGSGAICITLACERPDWNVTTVDLSPDATAIAKENAERLGARIRFLQGDLVQPLLTAGEQVDILVSNPPYIPSTDVDELDAEVLEHEPRLALDGGTDGLDCYRRLCEALPTVLKPRGLVAYEVGIHQARDVAELMKASGVIEEVHIISDLAGIERVVVGMRQ; encoded by the coding sequence ATGCCCACACAGCTTGATTGGTCTGGCGTCACGACGATCCGAGAAGCCCTGACACGGGCTTCTTCCTTTTTGCGCGAAAGCGGAGCCAAAGACCCGCTGTTCGAAGCGGAGCTGATCATCCGTCATTGTCTGGACTGGGACCGCACGCGGTTTTTGATCTCCATGATGGAAAAGGTGGCTCCCGAGACTCTCAGACAATTGAGTGGGCTGCTTGAGCGACGGGCACGGCATGAACCGCTGCAGTACATGTTTGGCACCCAGGAGTTTTTTGGTCGGCCATTCAGCGTGCGTCCAGGCGTACTCATTCCTCGGCCCGAGACGGAGATTCTAGTGGAGCAGGTGCTTCTGCACGCCTCCAAGCTCTGGCCGGACGGTGAAAAATTGGATGTGGCCGACATCGGCACGGGCAGCGGGGCCATTTGCATTACTCTCGCCTGCGAGCGTCCAGACTGGAACGTGACGACAGTGGATCTGTCCCCGGATGCGACGGCCATCGCCAAAGAAAACGCAGAACGTCTGGGAGCGCGGATCCGCTTTTTGCAGGGAGATCTGGTGCAGCCGTTGCTTACGGCAGGCGAGCAGGTGGATATCCTCGTATCCAATCCTCCTTACATTCCCAGTACGGATGTGGACGAGCTCGACGCAGAGGTCCTTGAGCACGAACCGCGTCTGGCGCTGGACGGGGGCACGGACGGGCTCGACTGCTACCGGCGGTTGTGCGAAGCGCTGCCGACTGTGCTAAAGCCGCGAGGGCTCGTAGCCTATGAAGTGGGTATCCATCAGGCTCGGGACGTAGCGGAGCTGATGAAGGCGTCCGGTGTAATAGAAGAAGTACACATCATTTCCGATTTGGCGGGAATTGAGCGGGTAGTGGTCGGCATGAGGCAATAG
- the prfA gene encoding peptide chain release factor 1, protein MFTRLSAVEERFEEVTNLLCDPDVISDTKRLRELSKEQSSLEETVTTYREYKSVVSQMDDAKAMLEEKLDDEMREMVKLEISELTSRKEKLEERLKILLLPKDPNDEKNVIVEVRGAAGGDEAALFAAVLFRMYTRFAERQGFKVEVLEASPTELGGYKEIVFSLSGRGAYSKMKFESGAHRVQRIPATESGGRIHTSTATVLVLPEAEEVEVEVHEKDIRIDTFCSSGAGGQSVNTTKSAVRVTHIPTGIMVSCQDEKSQHSNKDKALRVLRARLYDYYMQQQNAEADANRKSLVGTGDRSERIRTYNYPQSRVTDHRIGLTLHRLESVLEGELDEVIDNLIMHEQTELLKSHAHTA, encoded by the coding sequence ATGTTTACACGCTTATCCGCAGTTGAAGAGCGTTTTGAAGAAGTCACCAATCTCCTTTGTGACCCCGACGTCATCAGCGATACAAAACGCTTGCGTGAGTTGTCCAAGGAACAGTCTTCCCTGGAAGAAACCGTGACGACCTACCGTGAATATAAATCAGTGGTATCCCAGATGGACGATGCCAAAGCCATGCTGGAAGAGAAGCTGGACGATGAAATGCGCGAAATGGTGAAGCTGGAAATCAGCGAACTGACTTCACGCAAGGAAAAGCTGGAGGAACGCCTGAAAATCCTGCTGCTGCCGAAGGATCCCAACGATGAGAAAAACGTCATCGTGGAAGTGCGCGGTGCGGCAGGCGGCGACGAGGCTGCCTTGTTTGCGGCGGTTCTGTTCCGCATGTACACGCGCTTCGCCGAACGCCAGGGCTTCAAAGTGGAAGTGCTGGAAGCAAGCCCGACCGAGCTTGGCGGCTACAAGGAAATCGTCTTTTCGCTCAGCGGCCGCGGTGCTTACAGCAAAATGAAGTTCGAGAGCGGCGCACACCGCGTGCAGCGCATCCCGGCTACCGAGTCCGGCGGGCGCATCCATACCTCGACGGCGACTGTTCTGGTGCTGCCGGAAGCAGAGGAAGTCGAAGTGGAAGTGCATGAGAAAGACATCCGCATCGATACATTCTGTTCCAGCGGTGCGGGCGGACAGAGCGTCAACACGACCAAGTCCGCCGTTCGCGTGACCCATATCCCGACAGGCATCATGGTATCCTGTCAGGACGAGAAGTCCCAGCACTCCAACAAAGACAAAGCGCTGCGCGTCCTGCGCGCCCGCCTGTACGACTACTACATGCAGCAGCAAAACGCCGAAGCCGATGCCAACCGCAAGAGCCTCGTTGGTACCGGAGACCGAAGCGAGCGCATTCGCACTTACAACTATCCGCAAAGCCGTGTGACAGACCATCGTATCGGTCTGACCCTGCATCGTTTGGAATCGGTTCTCGAAGGCGAACTGGACGAAGTCATCGACAACCTGATTATGCATGAACAGACGGAGCTGTTGAAAAGCCATGCCCACACAGCTTGA
- a CDS encoding sporulation protein has translation MRRRPIGKGMIAVLCAFALASSLTAGCNRTLTQEKSYGTQTLDEQHNTPAKGERTGDTLHRPAAPTTDRDRLMGRNQNPNLIIGHQNTRGYQPDLNNMVEMAKSVPGVEGARITLNGGNAYVTLDLVHNVTASEARNIEQQVIAVLTQKIPRYDFHVTSNEGFHR, from the coding sequence ATGCGACGCAGGCCAATCGGGAAAGGCATGATAGCGGTACTGTGTGCCTTTGCCCTTGCTTCCTCGCTCACTGCCGGATGCAACCGCACGTTGACACAGGAAAAGAGCTACGGGACCCAAACCCTTGACGAACAGCATAATACACCGGCTAAAGGGGAGCGCACCGGCGATACGCTCCACCGCCCTGCGGCCCCGACGACGGATCGCGACAGGCTGATGGGGCGCAACCAAAACCCGAATTTGATCATCGGGCACCAGAACACGCGCGGATACCAGCCCGACCTGAACAACATGGTAGAGATGGCCAAATCGGTGCCTGGCGTGGAAGGCGCCCGCATCACACTGAATGGCGGAAACGCATATGTTACTCTTGATCTGGTGCACAACGTCACCGCCAGCGAAGCGAGAAACATCGAGCAACAGGTAATTGCCGTCCTCACGCAGAAGATCCCGCGCTACGATTTCCACGTCACCTCCAATGAAGGGTTTCATCGCTAG
- a CDS encoding thymidine kinase: protein MAQLYFRYGAMNASKSIQLLTVAHNYEQSGKKVMVFTPAVDDRFGVGKVASRVGISREAIPISDETDILAIVAAEEVKPHCVLVDEAQFIGKHHVEQLVAIVDELGIPVIVYGLLKNFKNELFPGSAALLCEADKVEEIKTVCVYCNKKATHILKFKNGKPVYTGETIEIAGNDTYSSVCRRHYYHPPAGPERTED from the coding sequence GTGGCACAACTTTACTTTCGCTATGGGGCAATGAACGCTTCCAAATCGATCCAGCTTTTGACGGTCGCGCATAACTACGAGCAGTCCGGCAAGAAAGTGATGGTATTCACGCCGGCAGTCGACGACCGGTTTGGCGTGGGGAAAGTGGCTTCCCGTGTAGGCATCAGCCGCGAAGCCATTCCGATCTCAGACGAGACGGACATCCTGGCAATCGTGGCCGCCGAGGAAGTCAAGCCGCATTGCGTGCTGGTAGACGAGGCGCAGTTCATTGGAAAGCATCACGTCGAGCAGCTGGTGGCCATTGTGGACGAGCTCGGCATCCCCGTCATTGTCTACGGGCTGTTGAAAAACTTCAAAAACGAGCTCTTCCCGGGAAGCGCCGCCCTTTTGTGCGAGGCGGACAAGGTGGAAGAGATCAAAACGGTTTGCGTCTATTGCAACAAAAAAGCGACGCATATCCTCAAATTTAAAAACGGAAAACCGGTCTACACCGGGGAGACGATCGAGATCGCCGGTAACGATACGTACAGCAGCGTGTGCCGCCGCCACTACTACCACCCGCCGGCTGGGCCGGAGCGTACGGAAGACTGA
- the rpmE gene encoding 50S ribosomal protein L31: MKQGIHPQYNTVKVTCACGNEFESGSVKQALRVEICSNCHPFFTGKQKFVDAGGRVDRFKRKYNLS; the protein is encoded by the coding sequence ATGAAACAAGGTATTCATCCACAGTACAACACTGTGAAGGTAACATGTGCATGCGGTAACGAATTTGAATCCGGTTCTGTAAAGCAAGCGCTGCGCGTGGAGATCTGCTCCAACTGCCATCCTTTCTTCACCGGTAAACAAAAATTCGTAGATGCTGGCGGCCGTGTAGACCGTTTCAAACGCAAATACAATCTTTCCTAA